The Triticum dicoccoides isolate Atlit2015 ecotype Zavitan chromosome 6A, WEW_v2.0, whole genome shotgun sequence genome has a window encoding:
- the LOC119316618 gene encoding uncharacterized protein LOC119316618 yields MDMKLEGTTNYLSWSRRALLAVEQKELDGHLLGVVAEPGDKTTVEGKRWKVINSVLIGWLLNSVVPPIGRSVEGLSTSAAIWTTLSTLYSGKGNVMLIAQIEGKISRLHQGDDMSVMAYVAELQALWAEQDNCDPLELYDAACIESGRKWIARRRVLKLLEGLRGCFHGRRASLLHQPLLPSIEEAIAAMSQEEVRLSLEHVDMKVVPASTFAVTERMEWSDPNKCHICGEIGGEIGHWKWACPTRGRGRGYNRGGTGRGRSRGRGGYSGTSRGLASMGRGGYSGHSGDQRAHMAVAGDTGTSKGKDADDANDGDFALWASTDEGATDESDGWDWHQA; encoded by the exons ATGGACATGAAGTTAGAGGGGACTACCAATTATCTGAGCTGGTCCCGGAGGGCGTTGCTGGCTGTGGAACAGAAGGAGCTTGATGGGCACTTGTTGGGTGTTGTTGCTGAACCAGGAGACAAGACTACTGTGGAGGGAAAGAGATGGAAGGTCATAAACTCTGTGCTCATTGGCTGGTTGTTGAACTCGGTAGTGCCCCCCATTGGACGCTCTGTGGAGGGGCTATCCACATCCGCTGCGATATGGACGACTCTGTCCACTTTGTACTCAGGCAAGGGCAATGTCATGCTAATTGCTCAGATTGAGGGGAAGATCAGTCGGCTGCATCAAGGTGACGACATGTCAGTGATGGCATATGTGGCAGAGCTGCAGGCTCTGTGGGCAGAGCAGGATAACTGCGACCCTCTGGAACTCTATGATGCGGCTTGCATCGAGTCAGGGCGCAAGTGGATTGCACGCAGGCGTGTGCTGAAACTGTTGGAGGGTCTTAGAGGTTGCTTTCATGGCAGGAGGGCTTCCCTGTTGCACCAACCTCTTCTGCCCTCTATTGAGGAGGCTATTGCTGCAATGTCTCAAGAGGAGGTGCGGCTATCTCTTGAGCATGTAGACATGAAGGTTGTGCCGGCTTCGACATTTGCAGTCACTGAGCGCATGGAGTGGAGCGATCCCAACAAATGTCATATCTGTGGGGAGATAGGTGGGGAGATAGGTCACTGGAAGTGGGCCTGTCCAACTCGTGGCAGAGGCAGGGGATACAACAGAGGGGGAACTGGCAGAGGCAGGAGTAGAGGCAGAGGTGGATACTCAGGGACCTCAAGGGGTCTGGCTTCTATGGGCAGAGGTGGTTACTCAGGACACTCAGGAGATCAGAGGGCTCACATGGCAGTGGCAGGAGACACTGGGACGTCAAAAGGCAAAGATGCAGACGATGCCAACGATGGAGACTTTGCTCTCTGGGCCTCCACTGATGAAG GAGCGACAGACGAGTCAGACGGTTGGGACTGGCACCAGGCGTAG